The proteins below come from a single Balaenoptera acutorostrata chromosome 2, mBalAcu1.1, whole genome shotgun sequence genomic window:
- the ZNF879 gene encoding zinc finger protein 879 isoform X2 — protein MNQLIGDGPFDFKLGEIYINEEKLENQQGKKNRPLREVLVTIKKTCMKEKSFTGIDLGKNFDLKLSLIRKPRIVSRGRKPCSQQYSILFKQLGINTVRKCYKCSICGKIFLHSSSLSKHQRIHTGEKLYKCKECRKAFSQSSSLTQHLRVHTGEKPYICSECGKAFSFTTSLIGHQRMHTGERPYKCNECGKTFKGSSSLNNHQRIHTGEKPYKCNECGRAFSQCSSLIQHHRIHTGEKPYECSQCGKAFTSISRLSRHHRIHTGEKPFNCNECGKVFSYHSALIIHQRIHTGEKPYACKECGKAFSQSSALIQHQRIHTGEKPYKCNECGKAFSWISRLNIHNRIHTGEKPYNCKECGKAFSSHSAVNTHRKIHTGEKPYKCNDCEKAFNQSSALIQHQRIHTGEKPYNCKVCGKAFRQSSSLMTHMRIHTGEKPYKCKECGKAFSQSSSLTNHQRTHTGEKL, from the coding sequence ATGAATCAACTCATAGGTGATGGTCCTTTTGACTTCAAGTTGGGAGAAATCTACATAAATGAGGAAAAACTAGAGAATCAGCAAGGCAAAAAGAACAGACCTTTGAGGGAAGTCTTAGTTACCATCAAGAAAACCTGTATGAAGGAGAAGAGCTTTACAGGTATTGACCTTGGGAAAAATTTTGATCTAAAATTATCACTTATTAGAAAACCCAGAATTGTTTCCAGAGGAAGGAAACCCTGTTCACAGCAGTATTCAATTCTATTTAAACAGCTGGGAATCAACACAGTGCGTAAGTGTTACAAGTGTAGTATCTGCGGGAAAATCTTCCTCCACAGTTCTTCTCTGAGTAAACATCAGAGAATCCATACTGGAGAGAAGCTCTATAAATGTAAGGAATGTAGGAAAGCTTTTAGCCAAAGCTCATCTCTAACTCAGCACCTGAgagttcatactggagagaagcctTATATATGTagtgaatgtggaaaagccttcagtTTCACTACATCTCTCATTGGACATCAGAGAATGCATACTGGAGAGAGACCCtataaatgtaatgaatgtggaaaaaCATTTAAAGGTAGTTCATCCCTTAATAATCACCAGcgaattcatactggagaaaaGCCCTATAAGTGTAATGAATGTGGGAGAGCCTTTAGCCAGTGCTCATCTCTTATTCAGCATCatagaattcatactggagagaaaccgtATGAATGTAGtcagtgtgggaaagcctttactTCAATATCGCGGCTAAGTAGACACCatagaattcatactggagagaaaccctttaATTGTAATGAGTGTGGAAAAGTATTTAGTTACCACTCAGCTCTTATtatacatcagagaattcacactggtGAGAAACCTTATGCCtgtaaagaatgtgggaaagccttcagccAAAGCTCAGCTCTTATACAACATcaaagaattcatactggagaaaaaccttacaaatgtaatgaatgtgggaaagctttcTCCTGGATTTCACGGCTTAATATACACAACAGAatccatactggagagaaaccatataactgtaaggaatgtggaaaagccttcagtTCCCACTCAGCAGTTAATACTCATCGaaaaattcatactggagagaaaccttataaatGTAATGACTGTGAAAAAGCCTTCAACCAAAGCTCAGCTCTCATTCAGcaccagagaattcatactggagagaaaccatataaCTGTAAAgtatgtgggaaagcctttagaCAGAGTTCATCCCTTATGACACATATGAGAATTCATACAGGAGAAAAGCCTTataaatgtaaagaatgtgggaaagctttcagtcaGAGCTCATCCCTTACAAATCATCAGAGGACTCATACTGGAGAAAAACTATAA